The Clavelina lepadiformis chromosome 1, kaClaLepa1.1, whole genome shotgun sequence genome segment ATACGGCGTCATGTTGAGACGTAGCAGCCTTTAAATCAATCCACGACTTGTCATTTACCAGCATTATGGTACGTTATTTCCATGAATCAGTCTTGATCAGTGTCATCCATAAGAATTTAATATCGTCATTTGTATACGAAAGTAGGTAATTTCCAGTTGTCACTGTCAATTTTCTTTATACATTCTTACCTTAAAATTGGATTAACGAGGTTATACTGCTTATGTACAACCCATAAGACAGTGACCGGTTGTATGAGTGGTCGTGTTTCTAGAAGAGCAATGTGGGGTTGATGTTATTTGTATCGGCCCGACTCTCAATGAAAATAATGTACAGTAAAAGGTGTCTGACGAGCGAAGCTTTGTTGATTATTTTGCTGAGCGTTATTTGTCACTGACTTGCATGAACTGCACCGTATGATGACTTATTGCTTTAACGACGAATGTTTCTGTTctatttatttacattttatttctataaTGATACATTGGTGTGTGCAATTGCAAcaccaatttgcaaaatactcctaaatgttccaaaTAAGAGATTGAGAAGGTGTTGGATTATAACGGAAAATAACGTTGTTCAAAACGATATTGTAACGGAATTACTTACAAGGCTGAGCGTTACTTTAGCTCGAAGTAAAGGAGAAAGCTCACTAAAAGAATACTTGGATGATATTTTACAGTCGTCTTAAAATGCATTCGTTAACAGACGAAACTAAATTATAGCAACAGTGTACAAAAGCTATACTTCTAAAAGAGTGAGCCCTATCTGGGACCTGATATATCTTTTGCATGGTAGTTTGTACTTCATGATAAGTTGATAACTGAAGTATAACAGACAACGTTAACAAAGGCAGGTTATGCGATTGAATCTAAACCGGTGGTTATTAACGGGACCCCCAGGGACTCTTAGGtttttttcagtaaaaaattATAGATAATATTCGTTAGaaaaaaagtattaaaatgtttactttaaCTGTCTTTTCACAGTATTAATTACAGCGCCATACATAGTAACATTCCGATATTAAAGCTACACCATAATTGTCTTAAAGTTGCTAACGACATGATACTTGATCTCAGCAATGTTAACTCTCGTATTGTTAAACATGTTTCGAAGAGCCAAAAACAGAAATCAATCTTCTTATCCTGAAAAAATGTTCTGTCATCATTAATATTGAATCATAGAATCAAATTGAATCATATCAAACTGAATCAATCATTTATAGTTAAAAGCGTTGTATGACGTTGTTATGACAACATAAAGGGTTGCATGgtgacaaaaaacaaaagtagTGATTTGTAACGCCTAAACAACTATTCCGGATCATAAGGCCCAATGCAGtttgtaggcctacatgaGTGAGCCTTACTGGTTATATGTTAAGATTCAGCTtcagtataggcctataaatttgttttctagAAAACGACCTAGCAATAAGTTTGTGGAATTTACTGAGAGTCAATAGAgacaatttttaagtttatcaACGTTAATAGTAAGAAACCATCTTGTcttcaaaaaatttactttaaaatgtgTCATTCTGCTACGTTTGCTGAAATCTTTTAATCCTCAAACGAACACGCGATATACACAGGTAACGTACCAGCTCAAAGCGTTGTAAACATGCACATACCAGAAGAATGTTTGTCTTTCAATCAATATACTTTTTGTGCTTTACAAAACCATTCTTGAAACTATAAGACGAAGCACAATTTTTGACTTTCCATCCACTGTAATTTAGGCTACTAAAATTTTAGGTCCAAAAATGGATGAACGTTTTTATGGGAAAAACACGCTGAGTAGCccacaaaattttcaaaaacataatttttatttatttttttcaagaaacaaATTAGCACATTATCAAATTTAGGTCTATGATCGTATATTGTACGTTTAATATAGAAAATGATCCATTTAGGTAAAAAAAGTTGTCGTCAAATATTGGCTATATATTTGTGTTAAATTCATTTCCACAAATCAGCCAAATCAATAAGTTATaaattgatatttttcgacaactttttagtctaaaattCGTCAGCTGATTTTAGGTGAAGtcataacaaaattttgtctttaACCAACATTTGTAATACACGGTAGGCCTTTTATTCATATAGCATAACTGTTAAGCATGGATATAGGTGAAACTGGGTGTCCTCATACAGCAGATGGTTTCCACGCAAATGTGTCAGGAAATATAGCCCACAACAACACTTATCCGGTGAACAGCACATTCACTAATATTCATCAAAGCGGAGTGACTAATCAGCCAAGGATTACGTACGTTCCTGCCAGGCCTGCAGGTGAATTTTGTGATGTTGATATGCCGACgaactgttgaacttttctACGATGTTCAGTATAAAACGTAGACTTTTACTGTTCTTTCTGCATTTGCCGCTTATTTTAATACAAGAAAAtagattttgaaataaactttaaataagttatttttCTATTTACCCTGTACATGTGCTATGCATAgttattttacagttttttgttaTGTGCCTACTTTTACGAAAAAATGTATAAAcagtatttttatattttctttattgtaCAGGTTATCATCTCACTGGTACTAAAACAGCAAGAGCTACGTGCATAGCAGTTATCGGAGTATTTCCGACAGTAGTTGGAATCGCAATAGCATCCGTTGGGATAACGTTTAACGTTTTACCCATCATGTTATTTGGAATTGTTGTTGCAGTTTTTGGCATAGCGTTAGTGTCAATCGGTTGCGTTTTGCGCTGCAAATCTCACAGCTATGCTATAAACACGATTGCCACTTCAACCGCAGCCGTCGGTGTTGTTCATGATCAACCTGGCACACCCAATCATGTTTCACCTCAAGGTGCAACGAATGTTCACCCAACAACTATTATTTATCAGCGGCAGCCGTACACATCAAATACCCAGCTATCCCCAGGAACTAACGCGGTCCAGCCAAACTTGTTTCAACCGGGATATCCGTCTGATGGGTCCATCGGAATACCCCAGTCAAATTCTGCGTATCCGTCGCAGTCTTTTCCTGTTCCAGAAACAACACAAGCAGCATCTAGTTATCCACCAAGCTACAAATAAGCTGTTTCTAAAACTGCGTAGGATGTGTTTGTTAACTACCGTACATGATGAGAATCTTCCACGGGTCTGTAGACAAATGAATAAACCCCAATTCCGGGATAGTCATATTGGGCTATCAAAACACTTGACATAATGCCGAAAAAATACGTTAAACATTTctcaaatgaaaacaaaaatgctttcCATTATTCTTCATATTCTTCTTGAATAGAcgtttattgtattgtaataGATATATATTAATGGATTTGTTCAATGTTCAACCTAATTGATTAGGAATAAGACCTGTAGCATATACAGTACAcataaattttgcatttctATTGACATGCAGGAACTTTTTTCGATTTGTTTAGAAGTTAATCGAGatttaaaaccaaacaacGACATcgaaaaacaccaaaaaatcaATTGAATTTTATATTCGTTCTACTGTATTTCCATTTCGATTTTTCATATCTTTCAGTTATTTTATTCTAATTTAGACCACCACCTCTACCTTCAGTCTAACGCAGACTGATTCGGTATAAAACAGTTTGATCACACAACTGTAGCCTACATTACCAGATGAGGATACTGGCAAATAAACAGcattcattaattttttgaGAAAAGTTTAGATTGAATTTAAATTGGAAAACATATTAACATAAGGCTTGAATTAACGAGTAACACCACTTATGCTAGGTTAACACTGAACCGTAAAAAGTCGCTTTGAACATGCGGTACATTTAGCCAGGGAATAGTTTCAGCCAACACATGCATAAAATTCTTAATTTAGCCATACAAGTGATACAACCACTACAGTAAATAACTTTGCTAAACTTCCGTAAACCTCTGTAAATATAGCGCTGGTGTTCAATGGATAACAAGTTGCAGGAAAGTTTTAGGAAAATTACTTTGAAAGAAAGAATCTTTAACTGCTAGCAAAATATTGTGTACAATCGATCGTCGACAGGACGCAGCCATTGAAACAGCGGTTTATGTGTGGACTTGTGGATAGCGTCGTCATCATGGTGTGTATCTTTTGTCGTTCAAACAAACAACGAGGTTGGCTGCAACGTGCATACAGTTTATTGCACATATAAAGGAACTATATACAGCTTCCTGTTCTATGCATGCTGCGTCATCAGATGAGGCTACAACGTCATGAATTGCTTACATTATATAGCGTCACTAATAATATGAAACGTCTATTGGTCTAGACCAGggtttctaaatctttttTTGTCGCGACCCAAA includes the following:
- the LOC143458935 gene encoding uncharacterized protein LOC143458935: MDIGETGCPHTADGFHANVSGNIAHNNTYPVNSTFTNIHQSGVTNQPRITYVPARPAGYHLTGTKTARATCIAVIGVFPTVVGIAIASVGITFNVLPIMLFGIVVAVFGIALVSIGCVLRCKSHSYAINTIATSTAAVGVVHDQPGTPNHVSPQGATNVHPTTIIYQRQPYTSNTQLSPGTNAVQPNLFQPGYPSDGSIGIPQSNSAYPSQSFPVPETTQAASSYPPSYK